In Mycobacterium stomatepiae, the following are encoded in one genomic region:
- the recN gene encoding DNA repair protein RecN, translating to MLTEIRIESLGAISSAVGEFDRGLTVLTGETGTGKTMVVTGLHLLGGARADANRVRSGAERAVVEGRFTTTDLDDASIAQLDEMLDASGGERDEDGSVIALRSVSRDGPSRAYLGGRSVPAKSLGDFTTGLLTLHGQNDQLRLMRPEEQRGALDRFAKAGPALERYRKLRDSWLSARRDLLDRRNRMRELALEADRLSFGLNEIDAVDPQPGEDDALVADIVRLSELDTLREAAATARAALSAEDLSDGSAAETLGKARAALESTDDAKLQALARQIREAQTVVDDAAQELGSYLEELPVDASALESKLARQAELRTLTRKYAADVDGVLAWAAESRERLAQLDVSEEGLAALQRRADELAGELSVAAVDLSKCRRKAAKKLAKEVTTELAGLAMADAEFTIEVSTDVTAEKDDPAVLTLPSGETARAGADGVDQVEFGFAAHRGMTVLPLAKSASGGELSRVMLALEVVLAASAAGTTMVFDEIDAGVGGRAAVQIGRRLARLARTHQVIVVTHLPQVAAYAEVHLVVHPAGPRGTSVVRRVTDDERVAELARMLAGLGESDSGRAHARELLDGAQNDEI from the coding sequence ATGCTGACCGAAATCCGCATCGAGTCACTGGGTGCGATCAGCTCCGCGGTCGGGGAGTTCGACCGCGGCCTGACCGTACTGACCGGAGAGACCGGCACCGGCAAGACCATGGTGGTGACGGGGCTGCATCTGCTCGGCGGTGCCCGCGCCGACGCCAACCGGGTGCGTTCCGGAGCCGAACGAGCGGTCGTCGAAGGCCGTTTCACCACAACCGATCTCGACGACGCCTCGATCGCGCAACTCGACGAGATGCTGGACGCGTCGGGCGGCGAGCGCGACGAGGACGGCAGCGTGATCGCGTTGCGCTCCGTCAGCCGCGACGGGCCGTCGCGGGCCTACCTCGGCGGCCGCAGCGTGCCCGCAAAGTCCTTGGGCGACTTTACGACCGGGCTGCTGACCTTGCACGGCCAGAACGACCAGTTGCGGCTGATGCGGCCCGAGGAGCAACGTGGTGCGCTGGACCGGTTCGCGAAGGCCGGGCCCGCGCTCGAGCGCTACCGCAAACTGCGCGACTCCTGGCTCTCGGCGCGCCGCGACCTGCTCGACCGCCGCAACCGCATGCGCGAACTCGCCCTGGAAGCCGACCGGTTGAGCTTCGGGCTCAACGAGATCGATGCCGTGGACCCGCAGCCCGGCGAGGACGACGCCCTGGTCGCCGACATCGTGCGGCTCTCGGAGCTGGACACGTTGCGCGAGGCCGCGGCGACCGCCCGGGCGGCGCTGTCGGCCGAGGACCTGTCCGACGGCAGCGCCGCCGAAACCCTTGGGAAGGCAAGGGCCGCACTGGAATCCACCGACGACGCGAAGCTGCAGGCGCTGGCCCGGCAGATCCGCGAGGCACAGACCGTCGTCGACGATGCGGCACAGGAACTGGGCAGCTATTTGGAGGAGTTGCCCGTGGATGCCAGCGCGCTGGAGTCCAAGCTGGCCCGGCAAGCAGAGCTGCGGACCCTGACCCGCAAGTACGCCGCGGATGTCGACGGGGTGCTGGCCTGGGCGGCAGAATCGCGCGAGCGGCTCGCGCAACTCGACGTCTCGGAGGAGGGGCTGGCGGCGCTGCAGCGCCGCGCCGACGAGCTCGCCGGTGAATTGAGCGTGGCCGCAGTCGATCTCAGCAAGTGCCGCCGCAAGGCCGCGAAAAAGCTGGCGAAAGAGGTAACGACCGAGCTGGCCGGGCTGGCGATGGCCGACGCCGAATTCACCATCGAGGTGAGCACCGACGTGACCGCCGAGAAGGACGACCCGGCCGTGCTGACGCTGCCCTCCGGTGAGACGGCCCGCGCCGGCGCCGACGGCGTCGACCAGGTCGAGTTCGGCTTCGCCGCGCACCGCGGCATGACGGTGCTGCCGCTGGCCAAGAGTGCGTCGGGCGGCGAGCTGTCCCGGGTGATGCTGGCCCTGGAAGTGGTGCTGGCCGCGTCGGCGGCGGGCACCACGATGGTGTTCGACGAGATCGACGCCGGCGTTGGCGGTCGCGCCGCCGTCCAGATCGGGCGGCGATTGGCGCGGTTGGCGCGCACCCACCAGGTCATCGTGGTGACCCATTTGCCTCAGGTCGCGGCGTACGCCGAGGTACACCTGGTGGTGCATCCCGCCGGGCCGCGGGGGACCAGTGTGGTGCGCCGGGTGACCGACGACGAGCGGGTCGCCGAGCTGGCGCGGATGCTGGCCGGCCTGGGCGAATCCGACAGCGGCCGCGCCCACGCCCGTGAGCTCCTCGACGGAGCCCAGAACGACGAGATCTAG
- a CDS encoding NAD kinase, whose amino-acid sequence MTVERTILLVVHTGREEATETARRVQKVVSDNGIALRVLSAEAVDRGPLPLSPDDVRAMGVEIEVVDAEPDAAEGCELVLVLGGDGTFLRAAELARNAGIPVLGVNLGRIGFLAEAEAEAIDRVLEHVVAQDYRVEERLTLDVLVRQRGQVIDQGWALNEASLEKGPRLGVLGVVVEIEGRPVSTFGCDGILVSTPTGSTAYAFSAGGPMLWPDLEAILVVPNNAHALFGRPMVTSPDATIAIEIEADGNDALVFCDGRREMVVPAGGRLEVKRCGTAVKWARLDSAPFTDRLVRKFRLPVTGWRGK is encoded by the coding sequence ATGACCGTCGAACGCACCATCCTGCTGGTCGTGCACACCGGGCGCGAGGAAGCGACCGAGACTGCCCGCCGCGTCCAGAAAGTGGTGAGCGACAACGGTATTGCGCTTCGTGTGTTGTCCGCCGAGGCGGTCGACCGGGGACCGCTGCCGTTGTCACCCGACGACGTGCGGGCGATGGGCGTCGAGATCGAGGTGGTCGACGCCGAGCCGGATGCCGCGGAAGGCTGCGAGCTGGTGCTGGTGCTCGGCGGCGACGGCACCTTCCTGCGCGCGGCCGAACTTGCCCGCAACGCCGGCATTCCGGTGCTGGGCGTCAACCTGGGCCGCATCGGCTTTCTCGCCGAGGCCGAGGCGGAGGCCATCGACAGGGTGCTGGAACACGTGGTGGCCCAGGACTATCGGGTGGAGGAGCGCCTGACGCTCGACGTCTTGGTGCGCCAGCGCGGACAGGTGATCGATCAGGGGTGGGCGCTCAACGAGGCCAGCCTGGAAAAGGGTCCGCGGCTCGGTGTGCTGGGCGTGGTCGTCGAAATCGAGGGACGACCGGTGTCGACCTTCGGTTGCGACGGAATCTTGGTGTCGACACCGACCGGATCCACCGCCTACGCGTTCTCCGCCGGCGGTCCGATGCTCTGGCCGGATCTCGAGGCAATCCTGGTGGTGCCCAACAACGCTCACGCGCTGTTCGGCCGGCCGATGGTCACCAGCCCCGATGCCACGATCGCGATCGAGATCGAGGCGGACGGCAACGACGCCCTGGTGTTCTGCGACGGCCGCCGCGAAATGGTGGTCCCCGCGGGAGGGCGGCTCGAGGTGAAACGCTGCGGTACAGCGGTGAAGTGGGCACGGCTGGACAGCGCGCCGTTCACCGACCGGCTGGTGCGCAAGTTCCGGCTGCCCGTGACCGGTTGGCGCGGAAAGTAA
- a CDS encoding TlyA family RNA methyltransferase — MARRARVDAELVRRGLARSRQQAAELIGAGKVSIDGMPAVKPGTAITASAALTVVDDGERRCVSRGAHKLIGALDAFDIPVAGRRCLDAGASTGGFTEVLLDRGAAEVVAADVGYGQLAWSLRSDPRVIVVERTNVRDLSPEATGGRVDLVVADLSFISLSTVLPALAGCANPGADIVPMVKPQFEVGKGQVGAGGVVRDPGLRADSVLAVAGRAGELGWHTVDVTASPLPGPSGNVEYFLWLRADTDRALTGDGLVDAVRRAVGEGPQ; from the coding sequence ATGGCACGACGCGCCCGCGTTGACGCGGAGCTGGTGCGGCGCGGCCTGGCCCGATCCCGTCAGCAGGCCGCCGAGTTGATCGGCGCCGGCAAGGTCAGCATCGACGGTATGCCCGCGGTCAAGCCCGGTACCGCCATCACGGCCAGCGCGGCGCTGACCGTCGTCGACGACGGCGAACGCCGCTGTGTGTCGCGTGGGGCGCACAAGCTGATCGGTGCACTCGACGCCTTCGACATCCCGGTGGCAGGCCGTCGCTGCCTGGACGCCGGCGCGTCGACCGGCGGGTTCACCGAGGTCCTGCTGGATCGCGGCGCCGCCGAGGTGGTGGCCGCCGATGTGGGCTACGGCCAGTTGGCCTGGTCGCTGCGCTCTGATCCGCGGGTGATCGTCGTCGAGCGGACCAACGTCCGCGACCTGTCGCCCGAAGCGACCGGCGGGCGCGTCGACCTGGTGGTGGCCGACCTGTCGTTTATCTCGCTGTCCACCGTGTTGCCCGCGCTGGCTGGTTGCGCCAACCCCGGCGCCGATATCGTTCCCATGGTGAAGCCGCAGTTTGAGGTGGGGAAGGGCCAGGTCGGTGCCGGCGGGGTGGTTCGCGACCCCGGGTTGCGTGCCGACTCGGTGCTGGCCGTCGCGGGACGCGCCGGGGAGCTGGGCTGGCACACCGTGGACGTCACGGCCAGTCCGCTGCCGGGACCGTCGGGCAATGTCGAGTACTTCCTGTGGCTGCGCGCCGATACCGATCGGGCGCTGACGGGCGACGGGTTGGTCGATGCGGTGCGGCGCGCGGTGGGCGAGGGCCCGCAATGA
- a CDS encoding HAD-IIA family hydrolase, producing the protein MKGIAREYDCLLIDLDGTVFRGRQATDGAVQTLDEVSSRKLFVTNNASRSADEVATHLRDLGFTATGDDVVTSAQSAAHLLSGELPPNSPVLIVGTDSLANEISAVGLRPVRRSEDNPVAVVQGLSMTIGWPDLAEAALAIRAGALWVAANVDPTLPTEQGLLPGNGSLVAALRAATGAEPKVAGKPAPTLLNDAVARGEYRAPLVIGDRLDTDIEGANAAKFPSLMVLTGVSSARDAVYAIPAQRPTYIGHDLRALHQDSDALAVRPQPGWAIDVEDDAVTVRGNGAVDADGDGLSIVRAVASAVWAADFDGQPARIRAADDRARDALERWSLVHAE; encoded by the coding sequence GTGAAAGGCATTGCGCGGGAATACGATTGCCTGCTCATCGATCTGGATGGCACGGTGTTCCGGGGCCGCCAGGCCACTGATGGCGCGGTGCAGACGCTCGACGAAGTAAGCAGCCGCAAGCTATTCGTCACCAACAACGCCTCCCGCAGCGCCGACGAAGTCGCGACCCACCTGCGCGATCTCGGCTTCACCGCCACCGGCGACGACGTCGTCACCAGCGCCCAAAGCGCCGCGCACCTGCTATCCGGTGAACTACCGCCGAATTCACCCGTGCTGATCGTCGGCACCGACTCGCTGGCCAACGAAATCTCCGCCGTCGGATTGCGTCCGGTGCGCCGCTCCGAGGACAACCCCGTCGCGGTCGTCCAGGGCCTCTCGATGACGATCGGTTGGCCCGATCTCGCCGAGGCCGCACTGGCCATCCGGGCCGGTGCGCTGTGGGTGGCGGCCAACGTCGACCCCACGCTGCCCACCGAGCAGGGTCTGCTGCCGGGCAACGGATCCCTGGTGGCCGCGCTGCGGGCCGCGACCGGCGCCGAACCCAAGGTGGCCGGAAAGCCCGCTCCGACACTGCTCAACGACGCGGTCGCGCGCGGCGAATACCGTGCGCCGCTGGTGATCGGCGATCGCCTCGACACCGACATCGAGGGCGCCAACGCCGCGAAGTTTCCCAGCCTGATGGTGCTGACCGGGGTCAGCAGCGCGCGGGACGCGGTGTACGCCATACCCGCGCAGCGGCCCACCTACATCGGCCACGACCTGCGCGCGCTGCACCAGGACAGCGACGCACTCGCGGTCCGGCCGCAGCCCGGCTGGGCGATCGACGTCGAAGACGACGCCGTCACGGTCCGCGGCAACGGCGCCGTCGATGCAGACGGGGATGGGTTGTCGATCGTGCGCGCGGTCGCCAGCGCGGTGTGGGCCGCCGACTTCGACGGGCAGCCGGCGCGCATCCGCGCCGCCGACGACCGGGCCCGCGACGCGCTCGAGCGCTGGTCTCTCGTGCATGCCGAATAG
- a CDS encoding tetratricopeptide repeat protein, giving the protein MGDDRQRHNGERRPRSASKWSGPGRARSAQPQSSTGGDRPADNGPPIPPDVDAKQLAPEIRGELSTLDRATAEAVARHLVAAGELMDEDPEAALNHARAARARSSRIAAIREAVGIAAYRYGDWAQALSELRAARRMGSRSPLLPLIADCERGLGRPERAIELARGEEAAQLSGDAADELRIVAAGARSDLGQLEQALTLLSTPQLDPTRSGSMAARLFYAYADTLLALGRNDEALQWFLHSAAADIDGITDAEDRVGELGSEDDA; this is encoded by the coding sequence GTGGGCGACGACAGGCAGCGTCATAACGGAGAGCGGCGGCCGCGCTCGGCGTCCAAATGGTCGGGACCGGGCCGGGCGCGCTCAGCTCAGCCACAGAGCTCGACCGGCGGTGATCGCCCCGCGGACAACGGGCCCCCAATCCCGCCCGATGTGGACGCCAAACAGCTGGCTCCCGAGATCCGCGGCGAACTGAGCACCTTGGACCGCGCGACCGCCGAGGCGGTGGCGCGCCACCTGGTCGCCGCGGGTGAGCTGATGGACGAAGACCCCGAAGCCGCCCTTAACCACGCCCGTGCCGCGCGCGCGAGGTCCAGCAGGATCGCCGCCATTCGCGAAGCCGTCGGAATCGCCGCCTACCGCTACGGCGATTGGGCCCAGGCGCTGTCCGAATTGCGCGCCGCCCGCCGGATGGGCAGCAGGTCCCCGCTGCTGCCGTTGATCGCGGATTGCGAACGCGGCCTTGGCCGCCCGGAGCGGGCGATCGAACTGGCACGCGGCGAGGAGGCGGCCCAGCTCAGCGGCGACGCCGCCGACGAGCTGCGCATCGTGGCCGCCGGCGCCCGCTCCGACCTCGGGCAGCTCGAGCAGGCGCTGACCCTGTTGTCCACGCCGCAACTGGACCCGACGCGCAGCGGCTCGATGGCCGCCCGGTTGTTCTACGCCTACGCCGACACCCTGCTGGCGCTCGGCCGCAACGACGAAGCGCTGCAATGGTTTTTGCACTCCGCGGCCGCCGACATCGACGGCATCACCGACGCCGAGGACCGGGTCGGCGAACTGGGTTCGGAAGACGACGCGTGA
- a CDS encoding DUF732 domain-containing protein: protein MAYHWTLRVGAQARAFGFMGLTTALVGAAATMAAPIRADMAGNTFLSALTNAGIAVTQPSTALAQGQSVCPMLIRPGGSFDSVVSDVATGSGMTEKNAGIFTIIAIGTFCPAMIAPLIPDRFKA from the coding sequence ATGGCGTACCACTGGACCTTACGGGTCGGCGCACAGGCGAGGGCCTTCGGGTTCATGGGGCTGACGACGGCTTTGGTTGGCGCGGCCGCGACGATGGCGGCCCCCATCCGGGCCGACATGGCGGGCAACACCTTCCTGTCTGCCCTGACCAACGCCGGTATTGCCGTCACTCAGCCGTCCACCGCGCTGGCCCAGGGCCAATCGGTGTGCCCGATGCTCATCCGGCCGGGCGGGTCGTTCGACTCGGTCGTCTCGGACGTGGCCACCGGCAGCGGGATGACCGAGAAAAATGCCGGCATCTTCACGATCATCGCGATCGGCACGTTCTGTCCCGCGATGATCGCGCCGTTGATTCCGGACCGGTTCAAGGCGTAG
- the tyrS gene encoding tyrosine--tRNA ligase, with amino-acid sequence MILDELGWRGLIAQSTDLDALAAEVQRGPLTVYAGFDPTAPSLHAGHLVPLLALRRFQRAGHRPIVLAGGATGMIGDPREVGERSLHEANTVAEWTERIRGQLERFVDFSDSGDSPTGAIVANNLDWTGPMSAIEFLRDLGKHFSVNVMLDRDTIRRRLDGDGISYTEFSYMLLQANDYVELHQRHGCALQIGGSDQWGNIIAGVRLVRQKLGATVHALTVPLVTAADGTKFGKSTGGGNLWLDPQLTSPYAWYQYFVNTADADVIRYLRWFTFLSADELAELEQATAERPQQRAAQRRLATELTVLVHGEEATAAVEHASKALFGQGELDRLDEATLAAALREASVAELKPGGPDGIVDLLVASGLSASKGAARRTIGEGGVSVNNIRVESEEWSPRDADFLYGKWLVLRRGKRNIAGIEKV; translated from the coding sequence ATGATCCTCGACGAGCTGGGCTGGCGTGGACTGATCGCCCAGTCCACCGACCTCGACGCCCTGGCCGCCGAAGTGCAGCGCGGGCCGCTGACGGTGTACGCCGGCTTCGACCCCACCGCGCCGAGCCTGCATGCGGGGCATCTGGTGCCGCTGCTGGCGCTGCGGCGCTTTCAGCGGGCCGGGCACCGTCCGATCGTGCTCGCCGGCGGCGCCACCGGCATGATCGGGGACCCGCGCGAGGTCGGCGAGCGCAGCCTGCACGAGGCCAACACGGTCGCCGAGTGGACCGAACGGATTCGCGGACAGCTGGAACGCTTCGTCGACTTCTCGGATTCTGGGGACTCACCCACCGGCGCGATCGTCGCCAACAATCTCGACTGGACGGGCCCGATGTCGGCGATCGAGTTCCTGCGGGATCTCGGTAAGCACTTCTCGGTCAACGTCATGCTGGATCGCGACACCATCCGGCGCCGGCTGGACGGAGACGGGATCTCCTACACCGAGTTCAGCTACATGCTTCTGCAGGCCAACGACTACGTCGAGCTGCACCAGCGGCACGGCTGCGCGCTGCAGATCGGCGGCTCGGATCAATGGGGCAACATCATCGCCGGGGTCCGGCTGGTGCGTCAGAAGCTGGGCGCGACCGTGCACGCGCTGACGGTCCCGCTGGTGACGGCGGCCGACGGCACCAAATTCGGCAAATCCACCGGTGGCGGCAACCTGTGGCTGGACCCGCAGCTGACCAGCCCGTATGCCTGGTACCAATACTTCGTCAACACCGCCGACGCCGACGTGATCCGCTACCTGAGGTGGTTCACCTTCTTGTCCGCCGACGAGCTGGCCGAACTGGAACAGGCCACCGCCGAGCGTCCGCAACAACGCGCCGCCCAGCGCCGCCTGGCCACCGAACTCACCGTCCTGGTGCACGGCGAGGAAGCCACCGCGGCCGTCGAGCACGCCAGCAAGGCCCTGTTCGGCCAGGGCGAGCTGGATCGTCTGGACGAGGCGACGCTCGCGGCCGCGTTGCGCGAGGCCTCGGTCGCCGAGCTCAAACCCGGTGGCCCGGACGGGATTGTCGACCTGTTGGTGGCCAGCGGACTGTCGGCCAGCAAGGGCGCCGCGCGACGCACGATCGGCGAGGGCGGTGTCTCGGTCAACAACATTCGGGTCGAGAGCGAGGAATGGTCCCCGCGGGATGCGGATTTCCTCTACGGCAAGTGGCTGGTGCTGCGGCGTGGCAAGCGCAACATCGCCGGCATAGAGAAGGTCTAG
- a CDS encoding DNA-3-methyladenine glycosylase: MGAGELVVDPVAAAHRLLGATLTARDVRAIVVEVEAYGGVPDGPWPDAAAHSYRGRSGRNGVMFGPPGRLYTYLSHGIHTCANVSCGPDGTAAAVLLRAAVIEDGADIAQARRGPAIRTAALARGPANLCSALGITMSDNGIDLFDPNSPVTLTLNAVDGAVAGPRVGVSQAADRPWRLWLAGRPEVSAYRRSPRAPAPGASD, translated from the coding sequence GTGGGTGCAGGCGAGCTGGTAGTCGACCCGGTCGCGGCTGCGCACCGGCTACTCGGGGCGACTCTCACCGCACGGGACGTGCGCGCGATCGTCGTCGAGGTGGAGGCCTACGGAGGGGTTCCCGACGGACCCTGGCCGGACGCGGCGGCGCACTCCTACCGGGGTCGCAGCGGCCGCAATGGCGTGATGTTCGGGCCCCCGGGCCGGCTGTACACCTACCTCAGCCACGGCATCCACACCTGCGCCAACGTCTCGTGCGGACCCGACGGTACGGCGGCCGCGGTGCTGCTGCGCGCCGCGGTGATCGAGGACGGCGCCGATATTGCCCAGGCCCGTCGCGGTCCCGCCATCCGCACCGCCGCATTGGCCCGTGGTCCCGCAAATCTCTGCTCGGCGCTCGGAATCACAATGTCCGACAACGGGATTGACCTGTTCGATCCGAACAGCCCGGTGACGCTGACGTTGAATGCGGTCGACGGCGCGGTCGCCGGCCCCCGGGTGGGCGTCAGCCAGGCCGCCGACCGGCCGTGGCGACTGTGGCTTGCCGGTCGGCCTGAGGTATCGGCGTATCGGCGAAGTCCGCGAGCACCCGCCCCCGGCGCCAGCGACTAG
- a CDS encoding ammonium transporter → MHAIDPAATAWLLASTALVLLMTPGLAIFYGGMVRTTGVLNMIMMSFVSIPLVTVAWLLVGYTLAFSDDGAGGFIGNLSHVGMLGITPDTVHGTVPELLYATFQLTFAIITAALVSGAIADRARFAAWVVFVPVWAIVVYSVVAHWVWGPGGWLAKLGVLDYAGGLVVEIVSGSSALALALVLGPRIGFKKDAMRPHNLPLLFVGVGLLWFGWFGFNAGSALAANGTAAAIFLNTLVAGCLGMLGWLTVEQLRDGTPTTFGAASGVVAGLVAITPSCGTVNTLGAAAVGLAAGVVCAFAVTAKLRFNYDDSLDVVGVHFVGGVVGVFLIGLLATAVMTSGPRGLFFGGGFGQLGKQSFAIVVVAAYAFAVTFVLAKVIERVIGFRLSPEDETTGVDFTQHAETAYAEGVHGHLPLRRPGSPTP, encoded by the coding sequence ATGCATGCAATCGACCCCGCCGCCACCGCGTGGCTGCTGGCCAGTACCGCACTGGTCCTGCTGATGACCCCCGGCCTGGCGATCTTCTATGGCGGCATGGTCCGCACCACCGGGGTGCTCAACATGATCATGATGAGCTTCGTCTCGATCCCGCTCGTCACGGTGGCGTGGCTGCTGGTCGGCTACACGCTCGCCTTCTCCGACGACGGGGCGGGCGGGTTCATCGGCAACCTCAGCCACGTCGGGATGCTCGGCATCACGCCGGACACCGTGCACGGCACTGTCCCCGAACTGCTCTATGCCACCTTCCAATTGACCTTTGCGATCATCACCGCGGCGCTGGTCAGCGGCGCGATCGCCGACCGGGCCCGCTTCGCCGCCTGGGTCGTGTTCGTTCCGGTCTGGGCGATCGTCGTGTATTCGGTTGTCGCGCATTGGGTGTGGGGGCCCGGCGGCTGGCTGGCCAAGCTCGGCGTGCTCGACTACGCCGGCGGCCTGGTCGTCGAGATCGTCTCCGGTTCCTCGGCGCTGGCCCTGGCGCTGGTGCTCGGGCCCCGCATCGGCTTCAAGAAAGACGCGATGCGCCCGCACAATCTGCCGCTGCTCTTCGTCGGGGTCGGGCTGCTGTGGTTCGGCTGGTTCGGGTTCAACGCCGGTTCGGCCTTGGCGGCCAACGGAACTGCCGCGGCCATCTTCCTCAACACGCTGGTGGCGGGCTGCCTGGGCATGCTGGGCTGGCTGACGGTCGAGCAGCTCCGCGACGGCACGCCGACGACGTTCGGGGCGGCATCCGGAGTGGTCGCGGGCCTCGTCGCGATCACGCCGTCGTGCGGGACCGTCAATACGCTCGGCGCGGCCGCGGTCGGCCTTGCCGCGGGTGTCGTGTGCGCGTTCGCGGTGACCGCGAAATTGCGCTTCAACTATGACGATTCGCTCGACGTCGTCGGCGTGCACTTCGTCGGCGGGGTGGTCGGGGTCTTCCTGATCGGACTGCTCGCCACGGCCGTCATGACGTCGGGCCCGCGGGGTCTTTTCTTTGGGGGCGGCTTCGGCCAGCTCGGCAAGCAGTCCTTCGCGATCGTCGTCGTCGCGGCGTACGCGTTCGCGGTGACGTTCGTGCTGGCGAAGGTGATCGAGCGGGTGATCGGTTTCCGGCTCAGCCCCGAGGACGAAACCACCGGCGTCGACTTCACGCAGCACGCCGAAACGGCCTACGCCGAGGGCGTGCACGGCCACCTGCCCCTGCGCCGCCCCGGCTCCCCGACGCCCTAA
- a CDS encoding ABC transporter ATP-binding protein — protein MRAAGGYSSHDEYPPAAVNIEHLRVIRGKRPALQDFSVQVAKGSITGLLGPSGCGKTTLIRCIVGTQIVTSGTVTVLGRPAGSPDLRRRVGYLPQDPTIYNDLRIVDNVRYFASLYGFDGQAADDAIERVGLADHRTELAANLSGGQRTRVSLACALVCQPELLVLDEPTVGLDPVLRADLWEQFNDLARAGTTLLVSSHVMDEAEHCGDLLLMRDGNLVAHTTPTQLRKDTGCTSLEDAFLSIIKRTMQPAGPKAG, from the coding sequence ATCCGCGCCGCGGGCGGATATTCATCTCATGATGAATATCCGCCCGCGGCTGTAAACATCGAACATCTGCGGGTCATCCGGGGCAAACGCCCCGCGCTGCAAGACTTCTCGGTGCAGGTCGCCAAAGGCAGCATCACCGGCCTGCTAGGCCCGTCCGGCTGCGGCAAGACCACGCTGATCCGTTGCATCGTCGGCACCCAGATCGTCACGTCTGGAACGGTGACTGTGCTCGGTCGACCCGCCGGCTCCCCCGACCTGCGCCGTCGCGTCGGCTACCTGCCGCAAGACCCGACCATCTACAACGACCTGCGGATCGTCGACAACGTTCGCTACTTCGCTTCGCTGTACGGCTTCGACGGCCAGGCCGCCGACGACGCGATCGAGCGGGTCGGGCTGGCCGATCACCGGACCGAGCTGGCCGCTAACCTGTCCGGCGGCCAGCGCACCAGGGTGTCACTGGCGTGCGCCCTGGTCTGCCAGCCGGAACTGCTGGTGCTCGACGAACCCACGGTCGGGCTGGACCCGGTGCTGCGGGCCGACCTCTGGGAGCAGTTCAACGACCTCGCCCGCGCGGGAACCACGCTGCTGGTTTCGAGCCACGTGATGGACGAAGCCGAGCACTGCGGAGACCTGCTGCTGATGCGCGACGGGAACCTGGTCGCCCACACCACGCCGACCCAGCTACGAAAGGACACCGGATGCACGTCACTGGAGGACGCGTTTCTGTCCATCATCAAGCGCACCATGCAGCCAGCCGGCCCCAAAGCAGGATGA
- a CDS encoding ABC transporter permease: protein MSLRGYTATTTRILRQLAADHRSVAMILVVPVLVITLMYFMFHNARHLPGTPSPFNNACLILLGLFPLFVMFIITAITMQRERASGTLERILATPLRRLDLLIAYGTAFSIAAAAQATVACAVSFWFLGFDTAGAWYWVFVIAIVNAVLGVGLGLLCSAFARTEFQAVQFIPLVMVPQLLLAGVIVPRALMPDWLQWISNVLPASYALEALQQVSSHTELTGTAVRDIVVVAGSAFAALCLAAATLRRRTP from the coding sequence ATGAGCCTGCGGGGCTACACCGCCACCACGACGCGGATTCTGCGCCAGCTGGCCGCCGATCACCGCAGTGTCGCGATGATCCTCGTGGTGCCGGTTCTGGTTATCACGTTGATGTACTTCATGTTTCACAATGCGCGGCACCTACCCGGAACACCGTCGCCGTTCAACAATGCCTGCTTGATTCTGCTGGGCCTATTCCCGCTGTTCGTGATGTTCATCATCACGGCGATCACCATGCAACGGGAACGGGCCTCGGGGACGCTGGAGCGCATCCTGGCCACTCCCCTGCGCCGGCTCGACCTGCTGATCGCCTACGGCACCGCTTTCTCGATCGCCGCGGCGGCGCAGGCGACGGTGGCGTGTGCAGTGTCGTTCTGGTTCCTCGGCTTTGACACGGCGGGCGCCTGGTACTGGGTGTTCGTGATCGCGATCGTCAACGCCGTGCTCGGTGTCGGTCTGGGTCTGCTGTGTAGTGCGTTCGCCCGCACCGAGTTTCAGGCCGTGCAATTCATCCCGCTGGTGATGGTGCCGCAGCTGCTGCTGGCCGGCGTCATCGTCCCTCGCGCGCTGATGCCAGACTGGTTGCAATGGATCAGCAACGTGCTGCCGGCCAGCTACGCGCTGGAGGCTCTGCAACAGGTGAGTTCGCATACCGAGCTGACCGGGACCGCGGTGCGCGACATCGTCGTCGTGGCGGGTTCCGCGTTCGCCGCGCTGTGCCTGGCCGCGGCGACATTGCGGCGCCGGACGCCATAA